CGCCCATCACCGCGATCTGGGCGGTCGGCCAGGCGATGTTCATGTCGGCGCCGAGGTGCTTGGAGCCCATCACGTCGTACGCGCCGCCGTACGCCTTGCGGGTGATCACGGTGATCATCGGCACGGTCGCCTCGGCGTACGCGTAGATCAGCTTCGCGCCGCGGCGGATGATGCCGTTCCACTCCTGGTCGGTGCCGGGCAGGAAGCCGGGTACGTCGACGAAGGTCAGGATCGGCACGTTGAACGCGTCGCAGGTGCGGACGAACCGGGCCGCCTTCTCCGACGCGTCGATGTCGAGCGTGCCGGCGAACTGCATCGGCTGGTTCGCGACCACGCCGACCGGGCGGCCCTCGACCCGGCCGAACCCGACGATCAGGTTCGGCGCGAACAGCGCCTGTACCTCGAGGAAGTCGCCGTCGTCGACCACGGTCTCGATCACCGTGTGCATGTCGTACGGCTGGTTCGGCGAGTCCGGGATCAGCGTGTCGAGCGCCGCGTCCAGGTCGGTCACCGCGAGGTCGGCCGGGGCGTCGTACACCGGCGGGTCCTCGAGGTTGTTCTGCGGCAGGTGCGCGACCAGGGCCTTCACCCAGTCGATCGCGTCCTCCTCGTCGCTGCCGAGGTAGTGCGCGTTGCCGGACTTGGTGTTGTGCGTCCGGGCGCCGCCGAGCTCCTCCTGGGTGACGTCCTCACCAGTGACGGTCTTGATCACGTCCGGGCCGGTGATGAACATGTACGACGACTCGTCCACCATCACGGTGAAGTCGGTGACGGCCGGCGAGTACACCGCGCCGCCGGCGCACGGGCCCATGATGAGGGAGATCTGCGGGATCACCCCGGACGCGCGGACGTTGCGGCGGAAGATCTCGCCGTACAGGCCGAGGCTCACGACGCCTTCCTGGATCCGGGCGCCGCCGGAGTCGTTGATGCCGATCAGCGGGCAGCCGATCTTCATCGCCAGGTCCATCACCTTGACGATCTTCTCGCCGAACACCTCGCCGAGCGAGCCACCGAAGACGGTGAAGTCCTGGGCGAACACGCACACCTGGCGGCCGTCGATGGTGCCGAAGCCGGTCACCACGCCGTCGCCGTACGGGCGGTTCGCGTCGAGCCCGAACGAGGTGGACCGGTGGCGGGCGAACTCGTCCAGCTCGGAGAAGGATCCCTCGTCCAGCAGCAGGGCGATCCGCTCGCGCGCGGTCTTCTTGCCGCGGGCGTGCTGCTTCTCCACCGCGCGCTCGGACCCGGCGTGCACGGCCTCGTCCAGCCGCTGCTCCAGGTCCGCGAGCTTCCCGGCGGTGGTGTGGATGTTCACGGTCTCTCCCATAGTCGGGCAGCCTAACTGGCCGGTAGGCGGTTGGCGGCTGTGACTTGGGACGCAGTGGGTTGGGGGTGGGTGGGGACGGGCTGGGGGTTGGGGGTGATGTGAAGAGGGTTGGTGGTGAGCGGGAGGTGAGGCCTGGCGGGGGTGGGGGTTTTCGGGCCAGGGAAGGAAAGGTCGAGTGGGGTGGGGCTTGGGGATTGGTGATGTGCGCCTGGTGGGGGGACTATTTGGTGGCTTGACGGGGGTTGGGCGTGCCTTCTTGCGGGTTAGTGGGGGCCTGCGGCGAAGATCTTGGTCAGGCGGGCTGCTAGGGCCAGGTCGCCTCGGACGGAGAGGCGTTGTTTGAGGACGGCGGTGATGGGGTCCTCGTTGCCGGTGACGATCTTCAGGAGGGTGGCGGGATCGGTGCGGACCGAGATCTGGGCCGGGCCGGGGTGGGTGGGCAGCAGTTCGCAGCGGCCGTCGGTGATCTGGAGGTAGTACTCGTCGACGCCCTCGCCGTGTACGCCGCCGGCCGCGCCCGTGATCTGCCAGGTGACGACCGCGTCGAACCCGCCGGCCCGGGCCGGCCGGAGGTACTCCGGCATCCGGCGAAAGATCTCGCGCAACGCGATCTCTCGCACACCCCCGATGAGTCGATGCCGAAGCTCCCGTTCCGACGTCCGGTCCACCAGCCGGGCCAGTTCGCCCAGTTCGAGCCCTGACCAGTCGCCGGACTCCAACCAGTGCGCACCGCCACGCTCGGTCAAGCAGACCTCCCCGTGGCGACTTCCTGACGAAACCGTTCCGGACACCCGTACGGCGTGCCCGTGGCGACTTCCTACCAGACCGTAGGAATTTCCTACGACCTGGTAGGTTTGTCAAGTGGTCAGCCCCGACGAGCCGGTTGCGGAACCTCGCCGCCGGGCCGCGCACCTCGGCCCGGAACGCCGGCGGCCGATGATCCTCGAGGCCGCCCTGGAGGTCTTCTCCGAGCGCGGCTACGCCGGTACGACGATGCAGTCGGTCGCCGACGCCGCCGGAGTCACCAAGCCGGTCGTCTACGCCTCGTTCGCCAACCGCGACGAGCTGCTGCTGGCGCTGCTGGCCCGCGAGGAGCAGCACCTGGTGCTCTCGATCATGGCCGCGCTGCCGGCCGACCCGACCGTCGGGACGCCGCAGGAGCACGTCCTCGAAGGGCTGTCGGCGTTCCTCGAGACCGCGGCGAAGAATCCCCAGTCCTGGCGGATCGTCTTCGGAGCCCAGTACGGCGCGGCCCCGGTCGTCGCCGACCGCGTCCGCGCCGCCCGCGCGTTCCTGGTCGAAGGCCTGCGGCTGACGCTCGTGCAATCGTTGCCGGGCGTCACCGCCCCGGACGCGAACCTCCCGGTCCTGGCCGAGATGCTCGCCTCGATGACCGAGGCCTGCGCCCGCATGCTCGTTGTCGACGGGACCGACCGCACCCCGGCCGAGCTGGCCCAAGTCGTCTCCCAAGTAGTCGGCGGCGGCTTCAGCTCGGTCTGACCACCCGACCGCCTGCCCCCGCTCCCGCCTCGCGCCTCGCGCTCCCGCGCCTCGCGCTCCCACGCCCCGCGCCCCGCGCTCCCGCGCCCCGCGCTCCCGCGCTCCCGGCGTACCGTTAGCTCGTCGCCACGCTCGGTCACGATCTGCGTTCACTGGCCGGACCATGAGGCGAGAGAGCGCGGCCACAGATATCGTGGGCGAACGTGACCGAGACCGGCAGTCAGGCGAACGCCCGCACCCGTACCCGCGCACGTTTCGAAGTCCCCGAGGAGCTGCGGGCTGATGTCCGCCTGCTCGGCGAGATCCTGGGCCGCATCCTGGTCGAGTACGCCGGGCAGCCGCTGCTGGACGACGTGGAGAAGCTGCGCGAGCTGACCATCGCCGGTGACGGGGAGGCGGCCGAGCGGCTGGTCGCGACCTGGCCGCACGAGCGTGCCGAGGACGTCGCCCGCGCGTTCACCTGCTACTTCCACCTCACCAACCTGAGCGAGGAGCTGCACCGCGCCCGCGTCCTGCGCGAGCGCGACCGCTCCGGCGACGCCCCGGCGGTGTCCGAGCTGGCCCAGGCGGTCGAGCAGATCTCCACCGACGCCGGTGAGCAGCAGGCCCGCGCGCTGCTCAACGGGCTGGAGTTCCGCCCGGTCCTGACCGCGCACCCGACCGAGGCGCGGCGCCGCGCCGTCCTGGCGACGATCCGGCGGATCTCCTCGCTGCTGGAGGAGCGTAACGACCCGCGCGCCGGTGACGCCGAGCTGGCCGAGAACCGGCGCGGCCTGGTCGAGCAGGTCGACATCCTCTGGCGCACGGGGCAGCTGCGGACCAGCCGGCCGACGCCGCTGGACGAGGTGCGGTCGGCGATGGCGGTGTTCGAGGAGACCCTGTTCGATGTCGTCGGCAACGTCTACCGCCGGCTCGACGACGCCCTGGCCGGGGACGCGGCCGGGACGCGCCCGCCGGTGGTCGCGCCGTTCGTCCGGCTCGGGTCCTGGATCGGCGGCGACCGCGACGGCAACCCGAACGTCACCGCCGCGATCACCCGCGAGGCGATGCAGATCCAGGCCGACCACGTGCTGCGCGCGCTGGAGCAGGCCACCGACCAGCTCGGCCGGTCGCTCACGCTGGACGCGGCGACCACCCCGCCGTCCGCGCCGGTCCGCCGGATCCTGGAGGACGCCCGCGCGGTCAACCCGGAGCTGATCGCCGACATCGAGACCCGCTCGCCCGCCGAGCCGCACCGGCAGCTCCTGCTGCTGGCCGCGCGCCGGCTGGCCGCGACCCGCGGCCGGGACGCCGACTTCGGCTACCCGCGGGCCGCCGACTTCGCGCACGAGCTGAAGGTCCTGCAGGACTCGCTGGTCTCGGCCGGCGCACCCCGCCAGGCGTTCGGGCAACTGCAGCAGCTCATTTGGCAGGTCAGCTCGTTCGGCTTCCACCTGGCCGAGCTGGAGGTCCGCCAGCACTCCTCGGTGCACGCCAAGGCGCTGGAGGAGGTCCTGGGCGGTGGTGAGCTGTCCGACCAGACCGAGGAGGTGCTGGCCACCCTTCGGGTGATCGGCCAGATCCAGCAGCGCTTCGGCCCCGAGGCCTGCCGCCGGTACGTCGTGTCGTTCACCCGGAACGCCGGTGACCTGGCCGCGGTCTACGAGCTGGCCGACGCGGCGCTGGACGGCCGGCCGATCGAGCTGGACGTCGTACCGCTGTTCGAGACCGGCGAGGACCTGCAGAACTCGGTCGAGGTGCTGGACAACGCGATCCAGCTGACCCGCGTCCGGCACCGCCTGACCGCGAACGACCGCCGCTTCGAGGTCATGCTCGGCTACTCCGACTCCGCCAAGGACGTCGGCCCGGTCTCGGCCACCCTCGCCCTGTACGACGCGCAGGCGCGGATCACCGCCTGGTCCCAGCGCAACGCGATCCGGCTGACCCTGTTCCACGGCCGCGGCGGTGCGCTCGGCCGGGGCGGCGGCCCCGCCAACCGCGCCGTGCTCGCGCAGGCGCCCGGCTCGGTCGCGGGCCGGTTCAAGCTGACCGAGCAGGGCGAGGCGATCCCGGCCCGGTACGGCAACGCCCCGATCGCGCAGCGGCACATCGAGCAGGTCACCGCCGCCACGCTGCTGGCGTCCACCCCAGCGATCGAGGAGCGGGCCACGGCGGCCGCCGACCGGTTCGGCGAGATCGAGAAGGTCCTCGACGAGGCCGCCCGTACGGCGTACCACCAGCTGGTGAAGGCCGACGGGTTCGCCGAGTGGTTCGGCCGGGTCACCCCGCTGGAGGAGCTCGGCCAGCTGCCGCTCGGGTCGCGCCCGGCGCGTCGTGGCGTGGCGGTGTCCTCGCTGGAGGACCTGCGAGCGATCCCCTGGGTGTTCGCCTGGTCGCAGGCCCGCGTGAACGCACCGGGCTGGTACGGCCTGGGCTCCGCGCTCGCGGCCGTCGGTGACGTCGCCGCGCTGCAGGACGCGAACAAGAACTGGCCGCTGTTCCAGGTGATGCTGGAGAACGCGGAGATGTCGCTGGCCAAGACCGACCGGCGCATCCTCGGCCGCTACCTGGAGCTGGGCGACCGCGACGACCTGACCCAGCTGATGCTGGACGAGCACGAGCTGACCACCGAGTGGGTGCTCAAGGTGCTCGGCGGCGACCGGCTGCTGGCCGGACGGCGGGTGCTGGGCCGTGCGGTCGAGCTGCGCAACCCGTACGTCGACGCGCTCAGCTACCTGCAGCTGCGAGCCCTGCGGACCCTGCGGACGGATGACTCACTCGACGAGGAGCAGATCGTGCGCACGCGCAGACTGCTGCTGCTGACCGTGTCGGGCGTTGCCGCCGGCCTGCAGAACACCGGCTGATGGAGCACCCGAGGTTCGGCGACCTGGAGCGCCCGCCGCTGGACGAGAAGTTCCTGCGGGCGCGCCTGCTGGGTCCTGGTGGGCTGTGGACGCAGATCGACGTACTGACCGAGACGCCGTCCACCAACGCCGTCCTGGCCGCCGCTGCACGCACCGGAGCCCCTGAGGGTCTGGTGGCGACAGCGGAGTACCAGTCGTCCGGACGTGGACGGCTGGGCCGCACGTGGACCACTCCGCCGCGCTCTGCGCTGCTGACGTCGGTCCTGCTGCGCCCGACTGCGGTCCCGGCTGCTCGCTGGCCGTGGCTGGGCCTGCTGGTCTCGCTGGCCGTCGCATCCGCCGTACGGCGAGTTGCTGAGGTCCCGGCGCAGGTGAAGTGGCCGAACGACGTACTGATCGAGGACCGGAAGCTCGCGGGCATCCTGCTCGAGCGGGTCGAGGGGCCGGCGGCGATCGTCGGGATGGGCCTCAACGTCACGCTGCGCGCCGACGAGCGGCCGCATCCGGCGGCGACGTCACTGGCGCTGGAAGGCGCGGCGACGACGGACCGGGTGACGGTGCTGTCCGCCGTACTGCGAGAGCTGGCTGCCCGGTACGAGGAGTGGGTCGCCGCGGCGGGCGATCCGGCGGTGATCCTGCCGGACTATCAGGAGCTGTCGGCAACGATCGGCCGGCCGGTCCGGGTCGAGCTGCCGGACGGGAAGTTCCTGGAGGGCAAGGCGACCGGGCTGGACACCGACGGCCGGCTGCTGGTCGACGCCGCCGACGGCCAACGAGCGCTGGCCGCCGGCGACGTGACACACCTACGCCCTAGCTAGTGAACAGCTTGGCTGCGGTGATCAGGGTCTGGATGACGCCGTAGCCGAGCAAGACGGCGACGAGCGCCCAGGAAACGACCAGGCGAGGTGTCTGGTTCATGACGCGGCCTCCGTTGCTGCGGTGCTGGACTTCTCGTGGAACCTCTCGGCGACCGGGCGGATCAGCAGGTTGGCGACGAAACCGATCGCCAGGACGCCGACCATGGTGAACAGCGCCGGCCGGTAGGCCTCCTCGGTCAGCGTGCCCGGCTTGCCCTCACGGTCCAGGAAGCCGTTGATGATGAGCGGCCCGGCGACCCCCGCCACCGACCACGCGGTCAGCAGCCGGCCGTGGATCGCGCCGACCTGGTACGTGCCGAACAGGTCCCGCAGGTACGCCGGTACGGTCGCGAAACCGCCGCCGTAGAAGGACAGGATGACCGCGGCCAGCAGGACGAACAGGGCCGTGCTGTTGTGGCCGACGGTGGCCAGCAGGAAGTACGCGATGATCCCGACGCCGAGGTACAGCGCGTAGATCGGCTTGCGGCCGATCACGTCGGACGTCGTCGACCAGCCGAACCGGCCGGCCATGTTGAAGATCGACAGCACACCGACGAACCCGGCCGCCGCGGCGACCGCGACCGACGACTTGCCGTCCGCGCCGCGGAAGAAGTCCTGGATCATCGGGCTGGCCTGCTCGAGGATGCCGATCCCGGCGGTGACGTTGCAGAGCAGCACCACCCACAGCAGCCAGAACTGCGGGGTCTTGATCGCGTTCGCGGCCGAGACGTTCGAGGTGGTGACGAGCGCCTTCTGCTTGACCGTCGACGGGTCGAAACCGTCCGGCTTCCAGCCCTCGGCGGGAACCCGGATGTTGAAGACGCCGAACATCATGATCACGAAGTAGGCGAGGCCGAGCGTGACGAACAGCGCGACCAGCGCGCCGCCGCCGGCCACCGACGCCGAGTTGTTCGGGTCGTAGCCGTCGTCGTACAGGCTGAGCAGCTGGCGCGACAGCGGGCTGGCGACCAGCGCGCCACCGCCGAAGCCCATGATCGCCAGGCCGGTGGCCAGGCCCGGGCGGTCCGGGAACCACTTGATCAGCGTCGAGACCGGCGAGATGTAGCCGATGCCCAGGCCGATGCCGCCGATCACGCCGTACCCGAGGTAGACCAGCCAGAGCTGACCGGTCCCGATGCCCAGGGCGCCGACCAGGAAGCCGGCGGCCCAGAAGCAGGCCGAGACGAACATCGCCTTGCGCGGCCCGTTGCGCTCGACCCACGTCCCGCCGACCGCGGCGGACAGTCCCAGCATCACGATCGCGATGCTGAAGATCACGCCGATCGAGGTCTGGCTGGCGTCGAAGTGCTTGACCAGCGAGGTCTTGTAGACCGAGGTCGCGTAGGCCTGACCGATGCACAGGTGTACCGCCAGCGCGGCCGGTGGGATCAGCCAGCGGCTGTACCCCGGGGGTGCGACGCTGTGCTCCCGGTCGAGGACCGACAAGATGCCCATCAGAACTGACTCCTTAGCAGGTAGCCCCCTGGCGCATACTGTCTTGCTGTATGCATTCTGTAAAGCATTGAATCACTTTCTCCGCCTGCTGCGTCTCGTCTCGTGATTGACTGATCTCATGGCGATCTCGGCGAAGTTGTTGGGTGAGGACGAGTACGTCGTCGTCAGCACCCGGACGCACTGGAAAGCGCTGATCTTCCCGGTGTTCCTGCTGCTGCTCGTGGTGGCGGGCGGCGGTGGGTTCCTGACCGCGGTGGTGCCGTCGGGCAACCTGCAGACCCCGGCCCGGATCGCGATCGGCGTGGCCGGGCTGCTGGTCCTGGTGGTGTTCGGGGCCAAGCCGTTCCTGAACTGGTTCTTCTCGACGTACACGCTGACCAACCGGCGGCTGATCACCCGGCACGGCATCCTGACCCGGACCGGCCGCGACATCCCGCTGATGCGGATCAACGACGTGTCGTACGAGCACGGCCTGATCGACCGGATGCTCGGCTGCGGCACGCTGCAGATCCAGTCGGCCAGCGAGGGCGGGCATGTCGTCCTGCCCGACGTACCGCACGTCGAGCAGATGCACCTGAAGATGTCCGACCTGCTGTTCGGCGGGCCCGACGGCAAGCCCGGCGACGGCTACCTCGACGACGAGGCACCGCCGCAGCACCAGCGGATCCGGTCGCAGCAGCCGCCGGCCGAGGAGCCCGAGGCCGAGACGCTGTTCAGCTCCGACGACAACGACCGGCGCTGAGCTGCCCGTGATCTGCCCCGCGATCTGCCCCGGGGTGCCCTGCTGCCCGGCCCCGGTGCGCGATAGCCTCGGGTGACGGGTCGAGCACCTGTCCCGCAGGCCAGTAGATGAAGGGGTTTCGGCAATGATCGATCCAGCCGGTGACGACCGGAACGAGCCGCCACCGAGCATCGACGTGACCAAGCCCAGCGTCGCGCGGGTCTACGACATGCTGCTCGGCGGCAAGGACAACTACGAGTCCGACCGGGTGATCTACCGCCAGATCATGGAGGTCGCGCCCGACCTGCCGGTCTGGGCCCGGGAGAACCGGCGCTGGCTGCAGCGCGCGGTCAGCTGGCTGACCCGCGAGCACCGGATCAGCCAGTTCCTCGACCTCGGTGCCGGCCTGCCGACCGCGCAGAACACCCACCAGATCGCCCAGGGCATCAACCCGGTGACCAAGGTCGTGTACGTCGACAACGACCCGTCGGTGATCGCGCACGGCCGCGCCCTGCTGCTCGACAACGAGTACACCGACTTCGCCGCGGCCGACTTCACCCGGCCGCACCAGGTGCTGTCCGACGAGGCCGTCGTGGTCGGCCTGGACGCGGACCGCCCGTTCGGCCTGATCGAGGCGCTGGTGCTGCACCACGTGCCCGACCTCGACCACGCCCGCGAGATCCAGGCGGCGTACCTGGACAAGCTGCCGTCGGGATCGTTCGTCGCGATCAGCCACGCCTGCAACCCGCGCGACGGCAGCGAGACCGCCCGGGTCGCCGAGGCCTTCGAGCAGCGGCTCGCGCCGAGTTTCCCCGACCTGCGCTTCCGGACGCCGGAGGAGATCCTGTCCCTGTTCGGCGACCTGAAGGTGCTCTCACCGGGCCTGGTCCGCCTGTCCGACTGGAACCCGTACGGCGAGGTCGACCTCGAGGCACCGGACATCGACGACGCCAGCAACTTCCTGTACTGCGCGGTCGCCCGCAAGCCCTGAGCGACGGGCAACGGCCCCCGCGGTGCCGGAGGAACAGGCGCCACGAGGGCCGTGCTTCGTCGTTCAGGCCGCAGGGAACGGCCGGCTAGCTCAGTTCGCGCGGCTGGTGTTGATCTCGCCGTTGACTCCGGCCGGGAAGAAGCCGCCCTTGGTGGCCTTCTTCGGGGTCAGGTAGACGACGTTGAGGACCTGGTCGGCGCCGCGGCTGAAGGCGATGCCGTTGGCGTCGGTCGGGACGATGTTGGTCTTGCCCTTGTAGGTGACGCCCTGGTCGAGGTCGGTCTTGCCGTCGAGGCTGTCGCGGGCGTTGGAGATCGCCACCGAGGGGACCTCGAGGCCGGCCGCGACGAGGCTCGTGCGGATGTTGGCGGCGTGGTAGGCCTCGACCGCGAGGATGCCGGCCGCTGCCTCCAGGTAGGTCTTGTTGGTGATCAGCGGAGCGGCGCCCTTGTACGCCGTGACGCCGACGTCCTCGAAGACGTACGCGGCGAGCAGGAAGTTGTTCTCGTTCGCGTAGGCGTCGAACTTCTGGCCGGGCTTGATCAGGCCGGCCGCGGTCGCTGCGGCGGTGAAGGCCGCGTCGATGTCGATCGCCGGACGAGCGACCTTGGCGCCGCCGAGCGCGCTGCGGAGGAACTTCACGTGGGCCAGCTCGTCGGCCGCGATCTCCTCGGCGTACGCCTTGACCGCCTTGGTCTGGAACTTCACCTTGCGGCCACCGCGCACGGCCCCCAGCTTGCCCTTGCCCACCACGTCGGTGGCGGACAGGCCGTAGCCGCGGACGGCGCGCAGGTAGAACTCGGCCTCCAGGTACTCGAGGTTGAGCGCGAAGTTCAGCACCGCGCCGTCGCTCGGCTGGCCGCTCGGGTGGTGCTTGTCGCCGAGCCCCAGGTCCAGCCCGAGCGGACCCGAGTCGGCAGCCGCGGGGTTGAGCACGCCGCTGGCCAGCAGCCCGCCGCCGGCCAGACCCGCACCGACGGTGGTGACACCGGCGGCCCGCAGGAACTTGCGCCGGTCGACACCGTTCTCGGCGCTGCGGTCGATCGCGTTACGGATGAAGAGTTTGTCGAACATACGTGGAGAACTCCGATGTTCCGGGGTACCCGGGCTGTCCGCCGGGCTGTGGATTGACGATCCGATGGGATAACGAGTCACTCGGCCCGAAGCAACGAACTTTTGCGAAATTGTGCAAATGACGAAATGTTCGGACCGGACTGATGCCGGTCGCGGGGATCGTCAGGCCGCGGCAGCATCAGCCCGGACACCGGCGGTGAGGCCGGCAGAAGTCGTTCGCACCCGGCGCCGCCGCGGATGGGTCATCGGGGCCAGAAGTTCAGCCGCGGACGGTGAGGACGATCAGTACGACGTTGAGCACGGACACCGCCGCGGCGACCAGACAGGCCAGCAAAGTAGTCCGCAGGCGGTTGACCAGGGCGCCCATCACCCGCCGGGACGCGGTGAGCCGGACCAGCGGCCAGAGCGCACAGGGAATCCCGAAGCTCAGCACGACCTGGGAGACGACCAGTGCCCGGCTCGGATCGATGCCGATGGCAAGGACAATCAGCGCGGGCAGCAGCGTGATCAGCCGCCGCACGGCGAGCGGCACGTGGCGTTGCCAGAACCCTTCCAGGATGACCGATCCGGCGTACGTGCCGACCGAGGACGACGCGAATCCGCTGGCCAGCAAGGCCAACGCAAACAGCAGAGCCGGTAGCTGGCCGAGCCGGTCGCCGATCGCCACGTGGGCGGCGTCGAGTGAGTCGGCGCCGGATCCGCTCAGTGCGGCGGCGGCGAGGACGACCATCGCCAGGTTCACCGCACCCGCCAGGGCCATCGCGACCCCGACATCGATCCGCGTTGCCCGCAGTACGCGCTGCTTGCCGGCGGCGGAGCGGATGGATTTCCAGTGCCGGTCGGTGACCAGGGCGCCGTGCAGCCAGATCGCGTGCGGCATCACGGTCGCGCCGAGCATCCCGGCCGCGAGGACCAGCGACTGGGTGCCGTCCAGTCGCGGGATCATCCCGTTCACGACCGCTCCGGCCGAGGGCTCGGCCCTGACGGTCGACACGACGAACCCGATCAGCACCACCGCGAGCAGTCCGATGATCGCGGCCTCGAACGGGCGCTGGCCGCGTTTCGACTGATAGATCAGCAATCCGAACGAGACCGCGCCGGTGATCACGCCACCCAGCAGCAGCGGTACGCCGAACAGCAGGTTCAGCGCGATCGCTCCACCCACGACCTCGGCCAGGTCGGTCGCGATGGCCACCAGCTCGGCCTGCGCCCACAACCCGCGCGAAGTCGTCGCCCGGAACTGCTCCCGGCACAACTGCGGCAGCGTCTTCCCCGTCGCGATACTCGCCTTCGCCGCCAAGTACTGCACGAGCACAGCCATCAGGTTCGCCCCGACGACCACCCAGCACAGCAGATACCCGTACGTCGCGCCCGCCGCGATGTTCGTCGCGAAGTTGCCCGGGTCCACGTAGGCCACCGCCGCCACGAACGCGGGCCCGAGCAGCAACAGGCTCGAACGGTTCAGCTGACGACGTAGCGGCGCCGGTGCGTACATGAACTCTCCCTGCGCTGGACTCGAAGCGTCCCCGGGCATTCGAAGCTACCCCGGCTCCGGATGGGAGGGACCCATCCGCCGGACCGCCGCTCCGAACGCGCTGCGTAAGGCACCGAACACCTACGGCAAGGAGCGACCGTGCCCGACCGGACGGCGCCTGTCGCTTGCCCAGAGATCGACGCGATCGAGCAGACGGTCCGGCGCGCCCAGTCCGGCGACGCCGCTGCTTTCGGGGAGCTGTACGACGCCTACGTCACGACCGTCTACCGCTATGTCCTGGCCAAGGTCTCGGCC
The Kribbella italica DNA segment above includes these coding regions:
- a CDS encoding SAM-dependent methyltransferase, with the translated sequence MIDPAGDDRNEPPPSIDVTKPSVARVYDMLLGGKDNYESDRVIYRQIMEVAPDLPVWARENRRWLQRAVSWLTREHRISQFLDLGAGLPTAQNTHQIAQGINPVTKVVYVDNDPSVIAHGRALLLDNEYTDFAAADFTRPHQVLSDEAVVVGLDADRPFGLIEALVLHHVPDLDHAREIQAAYLDKLPSGSFVAISHACNPRDGSETARVAEAFEQRLAPSFPDLRFRTPEEILSLFGDLKVLSPGLVRLSDWNPYGEVDLEAPDIDDASNFLYCAVARKP
- a CDS encoding ferritin-like domain-containing protein, with amino-acid sequence MFDKLFIRNAIDRSAENGVDRRKFLRAAGVTTVGAGLAGGGLLASGVLNPAAADSGPLGLDLGLGDKHHPSGQPSDGAVLNFALNLEYLEAEFYLRAVRGYGLSATDVVGKGKLGAVRGGRKVKFQTKAVKAYAEEIAADELAHVKFLRSALGGAKVARPAIDIDAAFTAAATAAGLIKPGQKFDAYANENNFLLAAYVFEDVGVTAYKGAAPLITNKTYLEAAAGILAVEAYHAANIRTSLVAAGLEVPSVAISNARDSLDGKTDLDQGVTYKGKTNIVPTDANGIAFSRGADQVLNVVYLTPKKATKGGFFPAGVNGEINTSRAN
- a CDS encoding Nramp family divalent metal transporter, producing the protein MYAPAPLRRQLNRSSLLLLGPAFVAAVAYVDPGNFATNIAAGATYGYLLCWVVVGANLMAVLVQYLAAKASIATGKTLPQLCREQFRATTSRGLWAQAELVAIATDLAEVVGGAIALNLLFGVPLLLGGVITGAVSFGLLIYQSKRGQRPFEAAIIGLLAVVLIGFVVSTVRAEPSAGAVVNGMIPRLDGTQSLVLAAGMLGATVMPHAIWLHGALVTDRHWKSIRSAAGKQRVLRATRIDVGVAMALAGAVNLAMVVLAAAALSGSGADSLDAAHVAIGDRLGQLPALLFALALLASGFASSSVGTYAGSVILEGFWQRHVPLAVRRLITLLPALIVLAIGIDPSRALVVSQVVLSFGIPCALWPLVRLTASRRVMGALVNRLRTTLLACLVAAAVSVLNVVLIVLTVRG